A portion of the Malania oleifera isolate guangnan ecotype guangnan chromosome 3, ASM2987363v1, whole genome shotgun sequence genome contains these proteins:
- the LOC131151342 gene encoding agamous-like MADS-box protein AGL62 yields the protein MHAGVAVRLHQLERGAAISAEASGVQLKKRSAMDLTDGWPNMTSDNNLQVTFSKHRVSLFKKASDLCTLCSVEIAIIVFSPKNKPFSFGHQSIKSIVDRFLNCAPPTSVETHGAMLHLVEAHRNASVREFNT from the coding sequence ATGCACGCTGGCGTTGCGGTGCGCCTCCACCAACTAGAGCGTGGGGCTGCAATCTCTGCAGAGGCGAGCGGGGTGCAGTTAAAGAAGCGGTCTGCGATGGACTTGACGGACGGGTGGCCAAATATGACGAGCGACAATAACCTCCAAGTCACTTTCTCAAAACATAGAGTCAGTCTGTTTAAGAAGGCCAGTGATCTCTGCACCCTCTGTAGCGTCGAGATTGCTATCATCGTGTTCTCACCAAAGAACAAACCCTTCTCCTTCGGCCACCAATCCATCAAGTCCATCGTAGACCGCTTCCTTAACTGCGCCCCGCCCACCTCTGTGGAGACCCATGGTGCCATGCTCCATCTGGTGGAGGCGCACCGTAATGCTAGCGTGCGCGAGTTTAACACGTAG